From a single Nerophis ophidion isolate RoL-2023_Sa unplaced genomic scaffold, RoL_Noph_v1.0 HiC_scaffold_43, whole genome shotgun sequence genomic region:
- the LOC133546789 gene encoding zinc finger protein OZF-like isoform X2, which translates to MPRTHNVKLTLHNKRQAEDPLILHIKKEEEDPLTPHFKEQENLLTPHIKKDEEDPLTSCFKEEEEDQEPPHIKEEEEEEGISQPKWLEEFPVTGVPVKSEDDEVKGESEERGGGEPPSSSSTQHMTTEADGDHCGGSQADKLLAPLSDSEDTTSHSPDTDDEDSKDDKTCHTDNTHFACSHCHKTFKYHCDLKRHMRTHTGEKTFICSTCGKGFTQSQHLKRHMRTHTGENPFSRSTCGKSFTRSQSFKEHMSTHTGEKPFSCSTCGKGFAHSNKLKRHMSTHTGENPFSCSTCGKDFTQSQSLKRHMRIHTGEKPFSCSTCGKGFAHSNQLKRHMRTHTGENPFSCSTCGKGFTESQSLKVHMRTHTGEKPFSCSTCGKGFRHSQSLKVHMRTHTGEKPFSCSICGKCFAQSQHLKRHNRSHSGEKSHSCSICNRSFSERSTLVAHMRKHPGEKVLSCSVCGERLSSKYQCKKHKCAGENSSSK; encoded by the coding sequence ATGCCAcggacccataatgttaaactgacccttcacaataaaaggcaagcggaggacccactgatcttacacatcaaaaaggaagaggaggatccactgacccctcactttaaggagcaagagaacctgctgacccctcacattaaaaaggacgaggaggacccactgacctcctgctttaaagaggaagaggaggaccaagagccgccgcacattaaagaggaagaggaggaagagggcatcagtcagcctaaatggttggaggagttcccagtgactggtgtccctgtgaagagtgaagatgatgaggtgaaaggtgaaagtgaggagaggggagggggggagcctccaagcagcagctcaacacaacacatgacaacagaagctgatggagaccactgtggaggatcacaagcagacaagctcttagctccactatcagatagtgaggacacaacgtcacactctcctgacactgatgatgaagactctaaagatgataagacatgtcacactgacaacacacacttcgcatgttctcactgtcacaaaacctttaaataccattgtgatctgaaaagacacatgagaacacacactggagaaaaaacttttatttgttcaacctgtggtaaaggttttacacaaagtcaacatttgaaaagacacatgagaacacacactggtgaaaacccTTTTTCCCGTTCaacatgtggtaaaagttttacacgaagtcagagTTTTAAAgaacacatgagtacacacactggtgaaaaacctttttcctgttcaacctgtggtaaaggttttgcacacagtaacaaattgaaaagacacatgagtacacacactggtgaaaaccctttttcctgttcaacctgtggtaaagattttacacaaagtcagagtttgaaaagacacatgagaatacacactggtgaaaaacctttttcctgttcaacctgtggtaaaggttttgcacacagTAACcaattgaaaagacacatgagaacacacactggtgaaaaccctttttcctgttcaacctgtggtaaaggttttacagaaagtcagagtttgaaagtacacatgagaacacacactggtgaaaaacctttttcctgttcaacctgtggtaaaggttttagacacagtcagagtttgaaagtacacatgagaacacacactggtgaaaaacctttctcctgttcaatctgtggtaaatgctttgcacaaagtcaacatttgaaaagacacaacaGATCACATagtggtgaaaaatcacattcctgttcaatctgcaacagaagctttagtGAGCGATCgacccttgtagcacacatgagaaaacacccaggagagaaagtgttgagttgcagtgtgtgtggtgaaagattgtcttctaagtaccagtgtaagaaacacaagtgtgctggtgagaacagcagcagcaaatga